A region of the Pricia mediterranea genome:
AATTACCGTACCCTTAAAAACATGGGCTACGATGACAAAGCCATCTACGAAGACCTTGGCAATGCCAATTTTCTCAATAAAGACTACGAAACTGCCGTGTTCTGGTATAAAAAATTAAAGGATACCAGTGAAAAAGGGACCTTGAAGTCCACCTACAATAAAAGATATCAACATGCACTGGGCCAGTTAACGTCCAACACTTCAAACGGTGCCGAGCAAAACGATTGGTTGGCAATGATCCAATCCGACTATCAGGTAGCCGGTACGGACCAAGGCACCGCCAAGTACCGGGACTTGGATTTCAACCGCGCGAACGATGTGCAGTTCGTGGAGAACCAATTGCTATCGGAGGTTGACATCGAACTATCGGAAAAAGAAAGTGCTGAAATACAGAACAGGTACCAGGCACCGATTGCCCTGACCCCGGACGGGAACACCGCGTATTTCAGCAAGCCCAAATATGTTAACCCCCTTTATGGTGCTTTTTCCAAAAAACAGTTGGTGCACCGGATCTATAAGGCGGAAAAGAAAAACGGACAATGGAAAAACGTGCGGGAAGTCGCCGTGGCCCCGAAACATGCATCCGTAATGCATCCCGCCTTGTCCGAAGACGGGAAGCGGCTGTTCTTTGCCTCGAACATGCCCGGCACCTTTGGGGACTACGATATCTATGTATCCACGGTCAAAAAGGACGGAAGCCTGGGAATCGCCAAGAATTTGGGAAGGAAGGTCAATACCAAGAAAAACGACCTGTACCCTCAAATAGTCCAAGGCAATACCCTATCATTTGCCTCCGAAGGCCATAGGGGCCAAGGCGGACTCGATGTCTATATGGCCCAAGTGGGCCGTGCCAATGTGAGCCTGGCCATTAACCTGGGCGGAGATATCAACAGTGCCGCCGATGAATTCGCCGTGGCCTTGACCTCCAAGAACGGAACCGGTTACGTCATGTCGAACAACGGCCGAAAGAAGACCGACGTTCAGAAAGTAGCGTTTTCATATGATGACAACGACGGATCCGAACAGGGCGACTACGACATTCTAGAAGCGCTGAACAATTCCCAAATCGATTATACCAGTTCGATTTTTGAAGACGAATAAAAAAGGGACCTAAGACCGCTGCGCTTTATGACGTAGAACGTAAGACAAATGGATTTCTATGAAATCGTCTAACGCTCGCAAATAAAAATCCTACGTCCTAAGTCCTACAGTCTTACGTCTTAAACATGACCCTACAGACCGTAAGCCGATACCTTAAGGCCCGGTTCGTATAATACTGTGCAGCGGATGCATTGGGTCGGTCGGCAGGCAAGCTTATCGAATGAGTTTTCCCTACGCCGATCCATCATCCCACAGTAAAAAGAGTAAACAGTGTACGGTAATCAGTTTACAGCGCACTGTTCGATTGCCCCACAGATTAACCATAATGTGACTGCCATGAAAACCCCTACCGTAACAAACTTAAAAATAGGAACGCTTCTCTTGTTTTGCGCCATCCTAGGCCTACAGAGCAGCTTCGGTCAAGAAGAAGTGCCCAACTTGGGCACCAAGAGCACCTATCACAACCAGTTGTTCTTTAACCGCTTTTTGATCAACCCGACCTTTTCTTTGGTCCGCGAGAACAAATCATATATCAACATACTGCATAGAAACCAATATGCGACTTTTGAGGATAACGACCAGAACTATTTTCTTGGGTTCAGCAATAAATTGAACGACCGCACCGCCCTTGGCATCAGTGTTTATAGCCAATGGTCAGGCGTCGTACAGGAATTCGGCTTTAATGCCAACTACGCCACGGCAGTACGCCTGGGCGAAAAAAACAAGCTGACTTTCGGTACTAACGTAACCTATTTTACAGAGGGCCTGGACAAGAACCGGATCATCGTTGCCGATGCCGATAACAAACTTGAAGCGACGCAAAAGGAAAGCCAGTTGGCCATTCAGCCCGGGGTTACCCTGTCGTTGGGACAGTTCGATATCGGACTTTACGCCCAAGAACTGTTGAACTACAATCAGACCACGAACGAATTCGCGACCAACCTGGGCGCCAAGAACGTGAAGGCTTCTCTACAATATACCTATGAGTTTATGCAGAACCGTGGGCTGCTCGCCAATGCCCGGCTGATGCCGATGGTACAGGTAGGCCAGAACGAAGATGGCAGTATGAACTATATCGGTTCTATGTTGCTCGACCTGCCCGATTACGGCTGGTTCCAAACCAATTTTGATCAGGAATACGGACTTTCATTGGGACTTGGGTTTAATGTAAGCAAAAAAATGTCCCTCGGTTATTT
Encoded here:
- a CDS encoding cell envelope biogenesis protein OmpA, encoding MKYPLTYNVIFGCAMTCLSYSVSAQDIHRNSSSDNATKIEKRMENYRTLKNMGYDDKAIYEDLGNANFLNKDYETAVFWYKKLKDTSEKGTLKSTYNKRYQHALGQLTSNTSNGAEQNDWLAMIQSDYQVAGTDQGTAKYRDLDFNRANDVQFVENQLLSEVDIELSEKESAEIQNRYQAPIALTPDGNTAYFSKPKYVNPLYGAFSKKQLVHRIYKAEKKNGQWKNVREVAVAPKHASVMHPALSEDGKRLFFASNMPGTFGDYDIYVSTVKKDGSLGIAKNLGRKVNTKKNDLYPQIVQGNTLSFASEGHRGQGGLDVYMAQVGRANVSLAINLGGDINSAADEFAVALTSKNGTGYVMSNNGRKKTDVQKVAFSYDDNDGSEQGDYDILEALNNSQIDYTSSIFEDE